The genomic DNA ACCTCACGCTTGACGATTGTCGGGATGTTCCTATTCCGCACTGCATTTTAAACACGCAACGGCTGCCGATGTAAACCCCATCACGAAAAACAAAAAGGACTTACGCATATAATATGCGTAAGTCCCTGATGATCGTGGCGGGCCATACAAGATTCGAACTTGTGACCTCTTGCTCCGGAGGCAAGCACTCTATCCAACTGAGCTAATGGCCCGCGAGAAGAAAGTAGCTATCCTTCACCTCTTCCTTTGTCAAGGCTACACCCATGAGATAAAAAACAAAAGCAAGATTCGACATGCCCTTGATCGTGCATTCCACTTGCCAAAATACCTATAACAAATCTATATAATAGGAAATGAGCGTTGAACGCACGTGTCAACGCATCAGCTTTCAGGAGAGCCATGAACAAAAAACGAATAATTCTGGCCGTCACCGGAGCCAGTGGGACTGTGTACGCAATCTCGCTGGTCAAGGCTCTTGCTGACCGCGACGACGTGGAACTGCATGTCATCATTTCCGCCGCAGCGCAGAAAGTACTCTCCATGGAGACAGACTTTCCGCTCGACGCACTGACCGACGGTTCTCATTCAATACACGATCCATCCAATATCGCCGCACCACCGGCCAGCGGTTCATGGCAACACGCGGGCATGATTATCTGCCCCTGCTCCATGGCCACGCTGTCCGCAGTCGCCACAGGCTCGGGGCACACACTCATCCACCGCGCCGCAAGCGTTACACTCAAGGAACGCCGCAAGCTCATCCTTGTTCCGCGGGAAGCACCGCTCAACACCATCCATTTACAAAACCTGCTCACGGCTGACAACGCCGGAGCGATCATTTTACCGGCATGTCCGGGCTTCTACCACCGCCCGGAAACCATTGAGGATATCGCCGATCATCTGGCCGGAAAAATCCTCGACCAACTGGACATCCCCCATTCGCTCTACAAACGATGGGGAGAATAACAGTCCATCAGGAGGCACTCATGAA from uncultured Pseudodesulfovibrio sp. includes the following:
- a CDS encoding UbiX family flavin prenyltransferase → MNKKRIILAVTGASGTVYAISLVKALADRDDVELHVIISAAAQKVLSMETDFPLDALTDGSHSIHDPSNIAAPPASGSWQHAGMIICPCSMATLSAVATGSGHTLIHRAASVTLKERRKLILVPREAPLNTIHLQNLLTADNAGAIILPACPGFYHRPETIEDIADHLAGKILDQLDIPHSLYKRWGE